Proteins co-encoded in one Desulfoplanes formicivorans genomic window:
- a CDS encoding 4Fe-4S dicluster domain-containing protein, translating into MTVKILPKTQIPTFLETLQQDRDVHAPVMRDNALVWARVENADDLVFDFQNTDLSPKSFFFPQDECMMRFTPAGEEEGHAARGRMLKDVDRMGREQVLFNIRPCDARAFALLDRIFCQDAMTHDVYWADKRVKTILIGLACNDPCSTCFCTSMQCGPHHQEGLDLLMTDLGDRLVVHVVSDRGEPLVRDLDPANEDDAARAEELKGTAEASLQPQWSTEHLATANVLSLFNAPFWDEVAASCLNCGACTFCCPTCHCFDIQDEVQGDEGRRIRVWDSCMSWLFTQHASGHNPRPTKTDRVRQRFMHKFSYIPVRRDGALGCVGCGRCVRLCPVNIDVREVVRLMDAWAASTKE; encoded by the coding sequence ATGACAGTCAAGATACTTCCCAAAACACAGATCCCGACCTTCCTGGAAACCCTGCAACAAGACCGGGATGTGCATGCCCCGGTAATGCGGGATAACGCCCTGGTCTGGGCCCGGGTGGAAAATGCGGATGACCTGGTGTTTGATTTTCAGAACACGGATCTCTCGCCCAAATCCTTTTTTTTCCCCCAGGACGAATGCATGATGCGTTTTACCCCTGCAGGTGAAGAGGAAGGCCACGCAGCCCGGGGAAGGATGCTCAAGGATGTGGACCGGATGGGCCGGGAGCAGGTTCTCTTCAACATCCGTCCCTGTGATGCCCGGGCCTTTGCCCTGCTTGACCGGATTTTTTGCCAGGATGCCATGACCCATGACGTGTACTGGGCGGACAAGCGGGTCAAGACCATTCTCATCGGCCTGGCCTGCAATGATCCCTGTTCCACCTGTTTTTGTACCTCCATGCAGTGCGGACCCCACCACCAGGAAGGGCTTGATCTCCTCATGACTGATCTGGGTGATCGTCTGGTGGTCCACGTTGTGAGCGACAGGGGAGAACCCCTGGTCCGTGACCTGGACCCTGCCAATGAGGACGATGCGGCCCGGGCAGAGGAACTCAAGGGTACGGCCGAGGCGTCCCTGCAGCCACAATGGTCCACAGAACATCTGGCCACGGCCAATGTGCTCTCCCTGTTCAATGCGCCTTTTTGGGATGAGGTGGCTGCATCCTGCCTCAATTGCGGGGCATGCACCTTCTGCTGTCCCACCTGCCATTGTTTCGACATTCAGGACGAGGTTCAGGGCGACGAGGGACGCCGCATCCGCGTGTGGGACAGCTGCATGAGCTGGCTGTTTACCCAGCACGCCTCCGGTCATAATCCCAGGCCCACCAAAACGGACCGGGTCAGGCAACGGTTCATGCACAAATTTTCCTATATCCCGGTACGCCGTGACGGAGCCCTTGGCTGCGTGGGATGTGGCCGGTGCGTCCGCCTTTGCCCGGTGAATATCGATGTGCGCGAGGTTGTTCGGTTGATGGATGCGTGGGCCGCGTCAACAAAAGAATAA
- a CDS encoding 4Fe-4S dicluster domain-containing protein, translated as MMRERELKIRETARELLTKGTVDCVLGYEAGTIPLRARPVFISRPEDVDRLCWTGFCTGNLAKYLMGRKDKVAIVAQGCVSRNIVGLIQEGQVDRERIVVIGVPCLGMLDYRKIQARLPGKVIESVDEEGENILVKGPGFSQEIPRNFVKRDNCTTCMHRNPVIADILAADKVEETAGGNLDKVATPWESFDAAKKWDMFSQTFASCIRCYACRDVCPLCYCKVCFVDEASPQWCGKTLESADVATFHLLRAFHCAGRCTDCGACESVCPMQIKMRRLTSKIEKDIRDLYGYEPGMDVDAKPPMTVFQPDDPEDFIS; from the coding sequence ATGATGCGAGAAAGAGAATTGAAAATCCGTGAGACTGCCCGTGAATTGCTCACCAAGGGTACGGTGGATTGTGTTCTCGGTTACGAGGCCGGAACCATTCCCCTGCGCGCCCGACCCGTGTTCATCTCCCGCCCGGAAGACGTGGACCGTCTTTGCTGGACGGGTTTTTGTACCGGGAATCTGGCCAAGTATCTCATGGGCAGAAAGGACAAGGTCGCCATTGTGGCCCAGGGGTGTGTCAGCCGGAACATCGTGGGCTTGATTCAGGAGGGCCAGGTGGACCGGGAGCGCATCGTGGTCATTGGTGTTCCCTGCCTGGGTATGCTGGATTACCGGAAAATCCAGGCCAGGCTCCCGGGGAAAGTGATTGAGAGCGTGGACGAAGAGGGGGAAAATATTCTGGTCAAGGGACCGGGTTTTTCCCAGGAAATCCCCAGAAATTTTGTCAAGCGGGACAATTGCACCACCTGCATGCACAGAAACCCGGTCATTGCGGACATTCTGGCTGCCGACAAGGTGGAAGAGACCGCAGGAGGTAACCTGGACAAGGTGGCCACCCCCTGGGAATCCTTTGATGCGGCCAAAAAATGGGACATGTTTTCCCAAACCTTTGCTTCGTGCATCCGCTGTTATGCCTGCCGGGATGTCTGTCCCCTGTGTTATTGCAAGGTCTGTTTCGTGGATGAAGCCTCGCCCCAGTGGTGCGGCAAGACCCTGGAATCCGCGGATGTGGCCACCTTTCATCTTTTGCGGGCCTTTCACTGCGCAGGACGGTGCACGGATTGCGGGGCCTGCGAGTCGGTCTGTCCCATGCAGATCAAGATGCGCCGGTTGACCAGCAAGATTGAAAAGGACATCCGGGATCTCTATGGGTATGAGCCCGGCATGGATGTGGATGCCAAGCCGCCCATGACCGTTTTCCAGCCGGACGATCCCGAAGATTTCATCAGCTGA
- a CDS encoding hydrogenase iron-sulfur subunit encodes MSDHTFEPRIAAFLCNWCSYGAADLAGVGRMAYPANIRIIRIPCTGSMKPDYILQAFRRGVDGVWVSGUHPGECHYISGNLYARRRFAVFKNLLEYIGLEPGRVHFSWISSAESNKFQQTAQEVVEAVRALGPNTRLIKDIRTAG; translated from the coding sequence ATGAGCGATCATACTTTTGAACCGCGCATTGCGGCTTTTTTGTGCAATTGGTGTTCGTACGGGGCCGCCGACCTGGCCGGGGTCGGTCGGATGGCCTATCCGGCCAATATCCGGATCATCCGCATTCCCTGCACCGGGAGCATGAAACCCGACTATATCCTGCAGGCCTTTCGTCGGGGTGTGGACGGGGTCTGGGTTTCGGGCTGACATCCGGGCGAGTGTCACTATATCAGTGGCAACCTCTACGCCAGGCGGCGGTTCGCCGTCTTCAAAAATCTTCTGGAATACATCGGACTTGAACCCGGGCGTGTGCACTTTTCCTGGATTTCCTCGGCAGAATCCAACAAATTTCAGCAAACCGCCCAGGAAGTTGTGGAGGCTGTTCGTGCGCTCGGGCCGAATACCCGGCTCATCAAGGATATCAGGACGGCGGGATGA
- a CDS encoding type 1 glutamine amidotransferase: protein MHVHWFQHVPFEGLGSIGPWLEARDCKVSRTRFFAKETPPLPEEMDALIVMGGPMSVNDEDRFPWLVQEKQCVREFMKTGKPVLGICLGAQLIASALGARVYPHSFKEIGWFPLQGQKDPEPGCFAFPPSTTVFHWHGETFDLPPGARRLASSEGCLNQAFQVGTSIMGLQCHLETTPESARDLVAHCRDELVAARYVQMEQEILRAEPGCYKTINRLMDDVLGFLLKIR from the coding sequence ATGCATGTACACTGGTTCCAGCACGTTCCTTTTGAAGGTTTGGGGAGCATTGGCCCATGGCTTGAGGCCCGGGATTGCAAGGTGAGCAGGACCCGTTTTTTTGCCAAAGAGACCCCGCCCCTTCCGGAGGAGATGGATGCCCTCATTGTCATGGGAGGGCCCATGAGCGTGAACGATGAGGATCGCTTCCCTTGGCTTGTGCAGGAAAAACAATGCGTGCGCGAGTTCATGAAAACGGGCAAGCCGGTCCTGGGCATCTGCCTGGGTGCCCAGCTCATTGCCTCGGCCCTGGGTGCCCGTGTCTATCCCCATTCGTTCAAGGAGATAGGGTGGTTTCCCCTTCAGGGACAAAAGGATCCTGAGCCCGGCTGTTTTGCCTTTCCCCCTTCAACCACGGTGTTCCATTGGCACGGTGAAACCTTTGATCTTCCCCCGGGGGCCAGGCGTCTTGCATCCAGTGAAGGCTGTCTCAACCAGGCCTTTCAGGTGGGAACCTCCATCATGGGTTTGCAATGTCACCTTGAAACCACGCCTGAGTCGGCCCGGGACCTTGTTGCCCATTGCCGGGATGAACTGGTTGCTGCCAGGTATGTGCAGATGGAGCAGGAAATCCTTCGGGCCGAGCCAGGGTGCTATAAAACCATCAATCGACTGATGGACGACGTGCTCGGGTTTCTGCTGAAAATCAGATGA
- a CDS encoding SLC13 family permease, translating into MREKTGFFLGPILFFLVLLMPVPEGMKPEALKVAAVTVLMAVWWITEAIPLPATSLIPIALFPILGIMKSKAATAPYANHLIYLFMGGFFIAVTMEKWNLHKRIAMHIVNVVGTSPGRLILGFMIATAFLSMWVSNTATAMMMVPIGLAVIKKANEDADAQRQKTGAPLSENFGIALMLGIAYSASIGGVATIIGTPPNVVMVGMLDKMYGQTISFFDWMLFGVPLAVIMITIAWVLLTKVLFSLKGDVLAGGKEYIQAELARLGKTTPEEKKILIIGAFVCTFWICRGFIHLDALKYVHDATIGILGAGLLFITPTNFAKRQFLLDWETAVKIPWDIILLFGGGLALANGFSKSGLAVWLATQLTGLQGANMTLFIGIVVLMVVFLTEITSNTATATLLVPIMGSAAVALGIHPYGPIIAGCVSASFAFMLPVATPPNAVVFGSGCLSVPQMAKAGIWLNIIGSLVITAAIIYGVPLIWGVDLSQLPDWALTVQ; encoded by the coding sequence ATGCGGGAGAAAACCGGTTTCTTTCTCGGCCCTATCTTGTTTTTTCTGGTTCTGCTTATGCCGGTACCCGAAGGCATGAAACCCGAAGCCCTCAAAGTCGCTGCGGTCACGGTTCTCATGGCTGTCTGGTGGATCACCGAAGCCATCCCCCTTCCAGCAACGTCGCTCATACCCATTGCCCTGTTTCCCATCCTCGGCATCATGAAGTCCAAAGCGGCAACAGCCCCTTATGCCAACCATTTGATCTACCTGTTCATGGGTGGTTTCTTCATCGCCGTGACCATGGAAAAATGGAATCTACACAAGCGCATTGCCATGCACATTGTCAATGTGGTGGGCACAAGTCCCGGCAGACTCATCCTCGGCTTCATGATTGCCACGGCCTTTTTGTCCATGTGGGTGAGCAATACGGCCACAGCTATGATGATGGTCCCCATTGGACTGGCCGTCATCAAGAAGGCCAATGAAGACGCAGACGCGCAACGCCAGAAGACCGGGGCGCCCCTGTCGGAAAACTTCGGCATCGCCCTGATGCTTGGCATTGCCTATTCCGCATCCATTGGCGGCGTGGCCACCATCATCGGCACCCCGCCCAACGTGGTCATGGTGGGCATGCTGGACAAAATGTATGGTCAGACCATCTCCTTTTTTGACTGGATGCTCTTTGGCGTCCCCCTGGCCGTGATCATGATCACCATTGCCTGGGTGTTGCTGACCAAGGTTCTTTTCTCCCTCAAGGGGGATGTTCTGGCCGGCGGCAAGGAATACATCCAGGCGGAACTTGCCCGGCTGGGCAAAACCACTCCTGAAGAAAAAAAGATCCTGATCATCGGAGCCTTTGTGTGCACCTTCTGGATCTGCCGGGGATTCATCCACCTGGATGCGCTCAAATACGTGCATGACGCAACCATCGGTATTCTGGGAGCGGGTCTGCTGTTCATCACTCCGACCAATTTTGCCAAACGCCAGTTTCTGCTGGACTGGGAAACAGCCGTCAAAATTCCCTGGGACATCATCCTGCTTTTTGGTGGCGGTCTGGCCCTGGCCAACGGGTTTTCCAAATCCGGCCTGGCCGTATGGCTGGCCACCCAGCTCACCGGACTTCAGGGAGCCAACATGACCCTCTTCATCGGCATTGTTGTCCTGATGGTCGTTTTCCTGACAGAAATCACCTCCAACACGGCAACAGCAACCCTGCTCGTCCCCATCATGGGCAGTGCAGCCGTGGCTCTGGGCATCCACCCCTATGGCCCCATCATTGCCGGTTGTGTTTCCGCTTCCTTTGCCTTCATGCTCCCGGTGGCGACTCCGCCCAACGCCGTTGTCTTTGGCAGCGGCTGCCTGAGTGTACCCCAGATGGCCAAGGCCGGTATCTGGCTGAACATCATCGGCTCATTGGTCATCACTGCAGCCATCATTTACGGCGTTCCCCTCATCTGGGGCGTTGATCTCTCCCAGCTGCCCGACTGGGCACTGACCGTGCAATAA
- a CDS encoding flavodoxin family protein yields the protein MYAVAFNGSPRKKGNTRQLLDGVLAPLHARGWETEVVQVGGKRLGGCIACYKCVKNKDKRCAVKDDMVNECIQKMLRADAIIMGSPTYFAGVASDIKSLIDRAGLVAHVNGGLFAGKIGAAVVAVRRGGATHVFDTINHMYQMSRMIVPGSTYWNMGYGLDKGDVQNDTEGLANMKNLGEMIHWTASALAPVMDSLPCPE from the coding sequence ATGTACGCAGTAGCCTTTAACGGAAGCCCGAGGAAAAAGGGAAATACCCGGCAGCTGCTGGACGGGGTTCTGGCCCCCCTGCACGCCAGGGGATGGGAGACAGAAGTGGTACAGGTGGGCGGCAAGCGCCTTGGCGGGTGCATTGCCTGCTACAAATGCGTCAAGAATAAGGACAAGCGCTGTGCGGTCAAGGATGACATGGTCAATGAGTGCATCCAGAAGATGCTACGGGCCGACGCCATCATCATGGGTTCCCCCACCTATTTTGCCGGCGTTGCCTCGGACATCAAGTCCCTCATCGACCGGGCCGGACTGGTGGCCCATGTCAATGGCGGACTGTTCGCCGGAAAGATCGGAGCGGCGGTTGTTGCTGTTCGCCGGGGCGGAGCCACCCACGTCTTTGACACCATCAATCACATGTACCAGATGTCGCGCATGATCGTGCCCGGTTCCACCTACTGGAACATGGGCTATGGCCTGGACAAGGGCGACGTGCAAAACGATACTGAAGGCCTGGCCAACATGAAAAATCTCGGTGAAATGATCCACTGGACGGCTTCGGCCCTGGCCCCGGTCATGGACAGTCTGCCCTGCCCGGAATGA
- a CDS encoding winged helix-turn-helix transcriptional regulator: protein MTSSNDNRIAPCKVKTLGKRSYRCYFELTLSIIGGKWKPIILYHLGIRKVLRFGQLRRTMPEITERMLTRQLRELESDGMVRRTVYPTSPPRVEYSLTGMGTTILPLLHAMRAWGVACERQLGGEGLFPPEDGYEDPDQLPC, encoded by the coding sequence ATGACCTCTTCAAATGACAATCGCATTGCCCCATGCAAGGTCAAAACCTTGGGCAAGCGTTCGTATCGGTGCTATTTCGAGTTGACCCTGTCCATCATTGGCGGAAAATGGAAGCCGATCATCCTGTATCATCTGGGTATTCGGAAGGTCCTTCGTTTCGGTCAGCTCAGGCGGACCATGCCCGAGATCACCGAGAGAATGCTCACCCGTCAGCTGCGCGAGCTGGAGTCCGATGGCATGGTCCGGCGGACCGTGTACCCTACGTCACCGCCTCGTGTGGAATATTCTCTGACCGGGATGGGAACGACCATCCTTCCTCTTTTGCATGCCATGCGCGCCTGGGGCGTGGCCTGCGAGCGCCAGCTGGGCGGGGAAGGTCTTTTTCCTCCCGAGGATGGATATGAAGATCCCGACCAGCTCCCTTGCTGA
- a CDS encoding flavodoxin family protein: MILGVEGSPRTKGNSEKMLAAILAGARQGGQTCVDVHLRDCRYEPCVGCERCRKDKICTRFQDAMTLIYLRLQKARGLVLVSPVNNYNITAWMKAFIDRLYCFYQFEDTRPRGWSSRLAGQGRKAVIAAIGEQEHPQDLGIALEAMRLPLEALGYEIVAEMPVLGLFDRGAIGGHQDILDRAHEAGGQLAKSL, from the coding sequence ATGATTCTTGGTGTGGAAGGAAGCCCCCGGACAAAAGGCAATTCCGAAAAGATGCTTGCCGCCATTCTGGCCGGAGCCCGGCAAGGGGGACAGACCTGTGTTGATGTGCATCTTCGCGATTGCCGGTACGAGCCCTGCGTGGGGTGCGAACGTTGTCGCAAGGACAAGATCTGCACCCGGTTTCAGGACGCCATGACCTTGATCTATCTCCGGCTGCAGAAGGCCAGGGGGCTGGTTCTGGTTTCTCCGGTGAACAACTACAATATTACCGCCTGGATGAAGGCCTTTATTGATCGGTTGTACTGTTTTTACCAGTTCGAGGACACCCGTCCCCGTGGCTGGTCCAGCCGGTTGGCTGGCCAGGGAAGAAAGGCTGTGATCGCGGCCATTGGCGAGCAGGAACATCCGCAAGACCTGGGGATTGCCCTGGAGGCCATGCGTCTGCCCCTGGAAGCCCTGGGCTATGAAATCGTGGCCGAGATGCCTGTGCTCGGACTTTTTGACCGGGGAGCCATTGGTGGTCACCAGGACATTCTGGACAGGGCCCATGAGGCCGGAGGTCAGTTGGCCAAAAGCCTGTAA
- a CDS encoding MarR family winged helix-turn-helix transcriptional regulator: MANQYAASILQSLRRIIRSIDQHNKQLGKKYQMTIPQLVCLRQLASQDGQVTTGNLAKQVYLSQATVTGILDRLERKGLIMRQRSTLDRRQVFVSLTEAGIKLNEEMPWPLQERFAQSLASLSSDKQEQFDTMLQHLVEMMEAPQGAMWPYGDRESMPRDAHAGCSSGKDSDGIDTEREEGF, encoded by the coding sequence ATGGCAAATCAATACGCAGCAAGTATTCTTCAGTCATTGCGCAGGATCATCCGATCCATAGACCAGCATAACAAGCAGCTTGGCAAAAAATATCAGATGACCATCCCCCAGCTGGTCTGCCTGCGCCAGCTGGCCAGCCAGGATGGTCAGGTGACCACCGGGAATCTGGCCAAACAGGTGTATCTGAGTCAGGCAACGGTCACAGGTATTCTGGATCGCCTGGAGCGCAAGGGACTTATCATGCGGCAGCGAAGCACCCTTGATCGCCGGCAGGTTTTTGTTTCCCTGACCGAGGCCGGGATCAAACTCAATGAAGAGATGCCCTGGCCCCTGCAGGAACGGTTTGCCCAGAGCCTGGCCTCACTTTCCTCTGACAAGCAGGAACAGTTTGATACCATGCTGCAGCATCTGGTCGAAATGATGGAGGCCCCCCAGGGGGCCATGTGGCCTTACGGGGATCGGGAATCCATGCCCCGGGACGCCCATGCGGGCTGCTCGTCAGGAAAGGATTCTGACGGCATTGATACGGAGCGGGAGGAAGGCTTTTGA
- a CDS encoding hybrid sensor histidine kinase/response regulator produces the protein MEQKHILIVDDEAAIRDMIVAMLGKYSAHVCAEAESADQARNLLAARPFDLMIVDIRLPEESGLDLARDCHTLHPHTAIITMTGFGNRTVAKEALEIGVYGHLNKPFGSDQLLIAVDNALKRMDLEKQRQMYLNELEQLVERRTAQLSKTLHRMEMMQKGLRESEWKYRSILENIQEAYFRVDMDGRILMTNPSGMALLGFSGIGELCGLDVEDMCGMDAKNFVIEPEQMRTLRAVLREQGKISNFELSLCRRDKSRFTGLANMQVVTDANGEQVAVEGTVIDITRRKEMESRVRASERNYRIIFERSPLGMLRLNSDGVIADCNETFVELMGASKEQLVGFNPAKNTSSKMRKIIARALGGEVSVYEDEYTSVTGGKTIELRAIMNPVTPGKTPTEVIAILEDIGVAKKAQQELVRSLEANKQLVDKIPSLLIQVAEGGTVLQWNPVAESVLGIPAEEVIGKPLQDIDLDWDREVLVRTMNQCLEQEEHIRLKSMTFHRADGYEGVLGLTVTPLSSGPVAQRSLLLMGADITERLNLETQLSHARKLESVGQLAAGIAHEINTPTQYISDNTHFFKDSFEDIREVVGAYRQLFDACAERDVEPALREHIEEALEEADWEFLEEEIPQAIDQSLEGLERVADIVRSMKDFSHPGTKEKTVTDINRALASTITVSRNVWKYVADLEENFDEALPPITCLPGEINQVFLNLITNAAHAIGDKVGDGSQGKGRITVTTRHDDAWVDVLIADTGAGIPEHIAHRVFDPFFTTKEVGRGTGQGLNICRMIVVEKHGGEIDFTTRPGEGTTFVVRLPRR, from the coding sequence ATGGAACAGAAACATATATTGATTGTGGACGATGAAGCGGCCATCCGGGACATGATCGTGGCCATGCTTGGCAAGTATTCCGCTCATGTCTGCGCTGAAGCCGAAAGCGCCGATCAGGCCAGAAATCTCCTTGCCGCCCGTCCTTTTGATTTGATGATTGTCGATATCAGACTGCCGGAAGAGTCCGGTTTGGATTTGGCCAGGGACTGTCATACTTTGCATCCGCATACGGCGATCATCACCATGACCGGATTCGGTAATCGAACGGTTGCCAAAGAAGCCCTGGAAATAGGAGTGTATGGACATCTCAACAAGCCTTTTGGCAGCGATCAGCTTCTCATTGCCGTGGACAACGCCCTCAAGCGGATGGACCTGGAAAAACAGCGGCAGATGTATCTCAACGAACTGGAGCAACTGGTCGAGCGCAGGACCGCCCAATTGAGCAAGACGCTCCATCGCATGGAAATGATGCAAAAGGGTTTGCGGGAAAGCGAATGGAAATACCGGTCGATTCTCGAAAACATCCAGGAGGCCTATTTCCGGGTGGATATGGACGGGCGCATCCTCATGACCAATCCTTCGGGCATGGCTCTGCTCGGTTTTTCAGGCATTGGCGAGCTGTGCGGTTTGGATGTTGAGGACATGTGCGGCATGGATGCGAAGAATTTTGTCATTGAGCCCGAACAGATGAGGACTCTTCGTGCGGTGCTCAGGGAGCAGGGAAAAATTTCCAATTTTGAATTGTCCCTGTGCCGTCGGGACAAATCTCGATTTACCGGACTGGCCAACATGCAGGTTGTCACCGATGCCAATGGTGAGCAGGTGGCCGTGGAAGGAACCGTGATTGACATCACCCGGCGCAAGGAAATGGAATCACGGGTCCGGGCGAGCGAGCGCAACTACCGGATCATTTTCGAGCGTTCCCCCCTGGGCATGCTGCGGCTGAACAGCGATGGCGTTATTGCCGATTGCAATGAAACCTTTGTTGAGCTCATGGGGGCGTCCAAGGAGCAGTTGGTGGGGTTCAACCCGGCCAAAAACACGTCTTCCAAGATGCGCAAGATTATTGCCCGGGCACTTGGTGGTGAGGTGAGCGTCTATGAGGACGAATACACCTCGGTCACCGGGGGCAAAACCATTGAACTGCGGGCGATCATGAATCCGGTTACTCCCGGAAAGACACCAACCGAAGTCATTGCCATCCTTGAAGACATTGGCGTGGCCAAAAAAGCCCAGCAGGAGCTTGTGCGTTCGCTTGAGGCCAACAAGCAGCTCGTGGACAAGATTCCCTCCCTGCTGATTCAGGTGGCCGAGGGCGGAACCGTGCTCCAGTGGAATCCTGTGGCAGAAAGTGTTTTGGGTATTCCTGCGGAAGAGGTCATAGGCAAGCCTTTGCAGGATATTGATCTTGATTGGGACCGGGAAGTTCTTGTTCGGACTATGAATCAATGTCTGGAGCAAGAGGAACACATTCGTTTGAAAAGCATGACCTTTCACCGGGCGGATGGGTACGAGGGGGTTTTGGGACTTACGGTCACCCCCTTGAGTTCGGGACCTGTTGCGCAGCGCAGCCTGCTCCTCATGGGGGCGGACATCACGGAACGGTTGAATCTGGAAACCCAGCTTTCCCACGCCCGCAAACTGGAATCCGTGGGCCAGCTGGCAGCCGGAATCGCCCACGAGATCAATACGCCCACCCAGTACATTTCCGACAATACGCATTTTTTCAAGGATTCCTTCGAGGATATCCGTGAGGTGGTGGGCGCGTACAGACAACTTTTTGATGCCTGTGCAGAAAGGGATGTGGAACCCGCCCTGCGAGAGCATATCGAGGAGGCCCTGGAAGAGGCTGACTGGGAATTTCTGGAGGAAGAAATCCCCCAGGCCATTGATCAGTCTTTGGAGGGGTTGGAACGTGTGGCAGATATTGTCCGGTCCATGAAGGATTTTTCCCATCCCGGGACCAAGGAAAAGACCGTGACCGACATCAACAGGGCCCTGGCAAGCACCATCACGGTATCACGCAACGTGTGGAAATATGTTGCCGACCTTGAGGAGAACTTTGACGAGGCTCTTCCGCCCATCACCTGCCTGCCAGGGGAGATCAATCAGGTCTTTTTGAATCTGATCACCAATGCGGCCCATGCCATAGGCGACAAGGTCGGCGACGGCAGTCAGGGCAAGGGACGCATCACCGTGACCACGCGACATGACGACGCCTGGGTGGATGTGCTGATTGCCGATACGGGTGCCGGCATCCCCGAACATATTGCCCACCGGGTTTTTGACCCCTTTTTCACCACCAAGGAGGTGGGCCGGGGAACAGGTCAGGGGCTTAATATCTGTCGGATGATCGTGGTGGAAAAGCATGGCGGTGAGATCGATTTCACCACCAGACCGGGAGAAGGAACGACCTTTGTGGTGCGCTTGCCACGGAGATGA
- a CDS encoding FAD/NAD(P)-binding protein, translated as MHNPYLPYPVRIDKVVVETEDRQLRSYWFEFVHEEHAQAFRHFPGQFAELSIAGYGEIPIGIASSPTEGNKLLFTVNRAGKVTTRLHNMGEGEIMGIRGPLGNSYPLEENRGKNIVIVAGGFAVTTLRATMHWLLHPDNRKDYGTIDFIYGARTPGMLLYRDELKQWQERDDVRCHITIDREAEGWDGLVGFVPTIAEQAEPRPDNAIALICGPPIMIKFTQPVFDKMGWNGDQIFMSLENRMKCGIGICGRCNVGPYYVCKDGPVFSKTQLDGLPQDY; from the coding sequence ATGCACAATCCCTATCTTCCCTATCCCGTTCGTATCGACAAGGTCGTTGTAGAGACCGAGGACCGGCAATTGCGGTCCTACTGGTTCGAGTTCGTCCATGAGGAGCATGCTCAGGCCTTTCGTCATTTTCCCGGTCAGTTCGCTGAATTGAGCATTGCCGGATATGGCGAGATCCCCATTGGTATTGCTTCAAGCCCCACCGAAGGGAACAAGCTGCTGTTCACGGTGAACCGGGCGGGCAAGGTGACCACCCGGCTGCACAACATGGGCGAAGGCGAGATCATGGGCATTCGCGGTCCCCTGGGCAACAGCTATCCCCTTGAGGAAAACAGGGGCAAGAATATCGTCATTGTTGCCGGGGGGTTTGCCGTAACCACCCTGCGGGCCACCATGCACTGGCTTCTGCATCCCGACAATCGCAAGGATTACGGGACCATTGATTTTATCTACGGAGCCAGAACTCCGGGCATGCTCTTGTACCGGGACGAGCTCAAACAATGGCAGGAACGCGACGATGTTCGCTGTCACATCACCATCGACCGGGAGGCCGAGGGGTGGGACGGATTGGTGGGTTTTGTGCCCACCATTGCCGAGCAGGCCGAGCCCAGACCGGACAATGCCATCGCCCTTATTTGCGGCCCTCCCATCATGATCAAGTTCACCCAGCCGGTGTTCGACAAGATGGGCTGGAACGGGGACCAGATTTTCATGAGTCTGGAAAACCGCATGAAATGCGGCATCGGCATTTGCGGGCGGTGCAATGTGGGCCCTTATTACGTGTGCAAGGACGGACCGGTTTTTTCCAAGACCCAGCTGGACGGGTTGCCCCAGGATTATTGA